Proteins from a genomic interval of Salinarchaeum sp. Harcht-Bsk1:
- a CDS encoding glycosyltransferase family 87 protein, which translates to MKLPGSDRPLLADFYPGAWLVLLAPIAFGIYELQAKFAPTLVPPGVAPAEQVGVNYEVYYYAADALLEGQHVYDVSPPGEGEFYEYLYPPITILVFLPTLLVSPTSGYWLFLGLNGLAAAALTVFAVRYVEDLGRPLGWLDVALVFAFCYGCSQMVTNAYFGNVNLLLGTGVAAGLYLLEVGDRTPRRESIAGACFAVVALFKLFPALLGLYLLRIRAWWATAAAIAVGIGGLLAGELLFAVGGLFGWETGDGPLGFGMTVRWLQEAILPRGDTHLFVGGLPPDAFFYVTIQRPLSHVLYGIVPGTPAWLAPVLVAGSFAIGLAVAIAALRRLDTRFDRLVAAFAVASVAILVMPSLQYYVALSFLPIVVLAYLLDGHPFQPLFVVGGIVLAYAVWPAGVLDRLDDAPAVVQVLLDPIAATTSTQLLGLAIMLLACGLVRRRGGDAASIPARALEPRPAGPPLRRWFADRGVELPGSWDPTRGWSVGATDAAPAPESDRAPNGRSQVVDADGRKDS; encoded by the coding sequence ATGAAGCTCCCGGGGTCCGACCGCCCGCTCCTCGCTGACTTCTACCCGGGCGCGTGGCTCGTCTTGCTCGCCCCGATCGCGTTCGGAATCTACGAACTCCAGGCGAAGTTCGCACCGACGCTGGTTCCTCCCGGTGTCGCTCCGGCCGAGCAGGTCGGCGTCAACTACGAGGTGTACTACTACGCGGCGGACGCCCTCCTCGAGGGACAGCACGTGTACGACGTCTCGCCACCGGGGGAGGGCGAGTTCTACGAGTACCTCTACCCGCCGATCACGATCCTGGTCTTCCTCCCGACGCTGCTCGTCTCGCCGACCAGCGGCTACTGGCTCTTTCTGGGGCTCAACGGCCTCGCTGCCGCCGCCCTCACCGTCTTCGCGGTGCGCTACGTGGAGGACCTCGGCCGTCCGCTGGGCTGGCTCGACGTGGCCCTCGTCTTCGCCTTCTGCTATGGCTGCAGTCAGATGGTGACGAACGCCTACTTCGGCAACGTCAATCTCCTGCTCGGGACGGGCGTGGCTGCAGGGCTCTACCTCCTGGAAGTGGGCGATCGCACACCGCGTCGCGAGTCGATCGCCGGCGCGTGCTTCGCCGTCGTCGCCCTGTTCAAACTGTTCCCCGCACTCCTCGGGCTCTACCTCCTCAGGATCCGGGCGTGGTGGGCGACGGCGGCAGCGATCGCGGTCGGCATCGGCGGCCTGCTCGCGGGGGAACTGCTGTTCGCGGTCGGTGGGCTGTTCGGCTGGGAGACCGGCGACGGGCCGCTGGGCTTCGGCATGACCGTTCGGTGGCTCCAGGAGGCGATTCTCCCCCGGGGCGATACGCACCTGTTCGTCGGCGGCCTGCCACCGGACGCCTTTTTCTACGTCACGATCCAGCGCCCGCTGTCGCACGTGCTCTACGGCATCGTGCCCGGCACGCCGGCGTGGCTCGCGCCCGTGCTCGTCGCTGGCTCCTTCGCGATCGGTCTCGCGGTCGCGATCGCTGCACTCCGCCGGCTCGACACCCGCTTCGATCGCCTCGTCGCCGCCTTCGCCGTGGCGTCCGTCGCGATCCTCGTTATGCCGTCGCTCCAGTACTACGTCGCCCTCAGCTTCCTCCCGATCGTCGTGCTGGCGTACCTTCTCGACGGACACCCGTTCCAGCCGCTCTTCGTCGTGGGCGGGATCGTCCTCGCCTACGCCGTCTGGCCCGCGGGCGTGCTGGACCGCCTCGACGACGCGCCGGCGGTCGTCCAGGTGCTTCTCGATCCGATCGCGGCGACGACGTCGACGCAGTTGCTCGGGCTCGCGATCATGCTGCTGGCCTGCGGGCTGGTCCGGCGGCGCGGCGGTGACGCGGCCTCGATCCCGGCCCGAGCGCTCGAGCCCCGACCCGCTGGCCCACCGCTCCGCCGATGGTTCGCCGATCGCGGCGTCGAACTCCCGGGTTCGTGGGATCCGACCCGGGGCTGGTCAGTTGGGGCTACGGACGCTGCACCGGCCCCGGAATCGGACCGGGCACCGAACGGCAGATCCCAGGTAGTCGACGCCGACGGACGGAAAGACAGTTGA
- the hisG gene encoding ATP phosphoribosyltransferase — protein sequence MRIAVPNKGRLHEPTIELLERAGLHLRDGADRKLYADTVDPDVTVLFARAADIPEYVADGAAEVGITGRDQIAEADPGNVTDLLDLEFGECRLVLAAPEDGEITEPGDVAGGKVATEFPTITRNYLEEAGIDAKVVEVTGATELTPHAGMADAIVDITSTGTTLQVNRLAVIDEVLQSSVRLFAREDVIDQNKVEQIRTAMESVLDAEGKRYLMMNVPRGQLEAVREQIPGLGGPTVMDVADREEPASDEEDMLAVHVVVDERDVFETITNLKAAGASGILVTEIERLVE from the coding sequence ATGCGAATCGCCGTGCCGAACAAGGGGCGCCTCCACGAGCCGACGATCGAGCTGCTCGAGCGCGCTGGCCTGCATCTCCGCGACGGCGCCGACCGGAAGCTCTACGCCGACACCGTCGATCCCGACGTGACCGTCCTCTTCGCTCGGGCGGCGGACATCCCCGAGTACGTCGCCGACGGCGCTGCGGAGGTCGGCATCACTGGCAGGGACCAGATCGCGGAGGCCGACCCGGGCAACGTGACGGACCTCCTCGACCTCGAATTCGGCGAGTGCCGGCTGGTCCTCGCCGCGCCCGAGGACGGCGAAATCACCGAGCCCGGGGACGTCGCCGGCGGTAAGGTCGCGACGGAGTTCCCGACGATCACGCGGAACTACCTCGAGGAGGCCGGGATCGACGCGAAGGTCGTCGAAGTGACGGGGGCGACCGAACTCACCCCGCACGCCGGCATGGCCGACGCGATCGTCGACATCACCTCGACCGGCACGACGCTGCAGGTCAACCGCCTCGCCGTTATCGACGAAGTGCTCCAGAGTTCGGTCCGGCTGTTCGCCCGCGAGGACGTGATCGACCAGAACAAGGTCGAGCAGATCCGCACCGCGATGGAGTCCGTCCTCGACGCCGAGGGGAAGCGCTACCTGATGATGAACGTTCCGCGCGGGCAACTCGAGGCCGTCCGCGAGCAGATTCCCGGACTCGGCGGGCCGACGGTCATGGACGTGGCCGACCGCGAGGAACCAGCGTCGGACGAGGAGGACATGCTCGCCGTCCACGTCGTCGTCGACGAGCGGGACGTCTTCGAGACGATCACGAACCTGAAGGCAGCGGGCGCGAGCGGGATTCTGGTGACCGAGATCGAGCGGCTCGTGGAGTAG